In the genome of Ziziphus jujuba cultivar Dongzao chromosome 10, ASM3175591v1, the window taaaatacgaAATTATAATCATAAGAGGGTAGAAAAGCAGAAATGAGCCTCTTATTAAATTCTTCAGCCTcatttttccaaatatataaattcactAGTTGAATGCACTAATaaacctttttctttcctttttttttttttttttttttttttgggggggggggggcccGCGGGAGGGGGAGAGGGTTTAGTCGTTCTATCATCTCTCTTCATCTATCTGACAACTATTACTTACTTTTACCACATTGATGGCACATAAAAGACATATAACTTAGAACAaaattagaagcctcacaattCATCCTTCACGTCAGTGCTACTGCTGTCTGCGCTTTCTTTACCATCAGAACTAACAGGTTTTGGAGATGAAGTTGGTTTCTGGAGCTTGAAAGGgattgatgcatttttcttgAGGAATTTGTATAATGCCGTAACTGTCCGATCAGTATCCACAGTAATCTGCCAATGCCAAGTAAAAAGATATTCAACAATAAGCTCCAAGAAAACGAAAAGGATACAAAATTTACTTAATATTGAATGACACTTACAGGATCAAAACTCTTGTTCCCAGCTGGGAAGAACAGAAGTGTAGGGAACCCGTCAGCCTGCAAGAATAATTGAAAACTATTTATTACAAAGTTTATACTTTACTCTAGACATTTAATTTTCACTCAGAAAAATATCTTAAGACATTATGCATTGCCATATGGAAACAAAATAGATTTAACACATCCAGAAATTCAATCAGGAACCAGGAATCTATTGCCCTACAACAGATATAAAGGTGAATCCCCTGTACAAAGTCAGCTTGGGTAAGTCAAATCATCACTTAAGGTACATGACTTTTGGATTACCTTTGCCCTCGGATGCTCATTTGTTGTTCCATCCATCTTGGCTATAACAAGAGACTCGATACCACGTAGATGTTTGGCAAGCTTGTTGTATGTTGGTTCAAGAGCTTGGCAATGCCCACACCAAGGTGCATAAATCTGGATCACACCTTGCATCAATTTGAGCCcttacaaaaacaaatattgacTGGTTTATATAATCTTTTCTCAGGGTTGTGATAATACCTCAAGAAGAACATCTTTTGACTCATCTAAAACAATATCATCGAAGTTATTTCCAACTACTATCTTCACATCCTCATCATTCTGCATTCAAATCATAAAATGCAAGTTAGTTTAGAAATTCAAGAAAGAAAGTAGCCAAACAAGTAGAATTAACGCCTTACAGTTTCAGGAATTGGGTCCGACTTAAAGAAAGGTTTTAGCTTGTCTTCCAAGAAATTCTCCCCAAAGGCCTGCAGAACTTCGAGTCAGCATGTTCAGTAACAAGTACAAAATCCAGAACTTCACCAGGCAACATAGTTATATAAAATGGCATAGAGAGAAACAAGGGTTAGAAACAGAAAGAGTTTCAACCTTGATGTTCTCCAAGGTAACTTCCCCATCATGCACAAATTTTCTGGCATCATCATTTCCAGTGTACGCAAGAACCTATAaggaacaagaaaataaaattcagaaaGAAGTATACACACCATCAGAAAAAGATATGCAAGTAACACAGAGAGACGATTACCGTTGGAGCATCACTGACACCAAAATATTCTGAGACTGGCTTTCCAACATCTTCGTTATCCATTTCCACGAACACAAAGATAAGCTACAAGCaatgcaaaaaaagaaatatgattTAAGTAGCCAAacgatatttgaattttatttcagAACATAGTGAGCAGCAATTCTAAGCAGCCAAAAATGAATGTAATGTCCAAATGCCATAATTCATAACTAATGACATTGCAAACAAagcatttgaaaattaaattaccaaCTGTTTAAATAAGTAGTTATTTTCTTCCACTAAAAAGTAGAAAAGCATACTATTCTGAAGTTAAAAAAGTTTTCACAAGAAGCAAATCTTCTCCAGAGTTTCCAGGTTGAAATTGATGAGATTAATTAATGATGATAGAACCATAAGTGCCTTATCtaatggaaaaataacaaattaagtaACCTGGGGTTTGATATATCTAAATGAACAAATAACAAAGTTAAGTAACCTGGAGTTTgacattaaatattattaattaagataagtTGGGTTGGATTCTCCGGACCGTAGAATATTCTACGAGCCATAGACAAATTAACAAGTTTAAGGCATCTTTCTGGAAgcatatgttaaaatatatatatttaaaataatttctttaaaaaaaaaaaaaaaaaaaaaaaaaggaacaccCTGTTCAAAACTTTGAACACTTTCATTTTTAATTCATGAAAGAAACTAccagaaaatgaaaaaggacaTTTTTATTTCATCCTGTTTATATCCAAAGATTTTTCACAGAAGCAGTTTCCTGAATAACAAAACAGGCAttgatttacatatatatacattccaaTACTTTTCTCAAATACTGTATAAACTTTATACTAAAGTCTCTAGAGAGAGTGGTCCTGGTTCTTTATTGCAATATCATTCTAACCTGAAAATTAAATGATTTGATTAAAAGGAGAATGAGAACGCCAGTTAAGAGCTTTataatacctttcccttgaaaaGTTTGGCTGCCTCTTCAAAAGCGGGGATAACCTCCTTCGAATCATTTGAAGTAGCAAACAGCAAAATCTTACAGAAAATTTCACATATGTCAACATCTCAATAAAACATTAAACTTTTAATCCCAAAGTCAGTATAACAACAGATACATAGAGACACCAATTTACCTGTTTCTTGATTGGACTTTCAAAAATTGTAGGGGCACTTTCCCTAGTAAAAATGGTAACTAGAGGAAGTTTATTGGCAAATACAAACTCAGCTATTGAAGACTTGACAAATGGACCATCTGCAGAAATCAGAACAGACTGTAAAGCACTTacctttcctttatttttagatAAGTTATGTCTAATAACAATAGAAGAACTGACCAAAATGGCTCAACTTTTCAGTCTCCTTCTTAAGCAGGACCAAGGCAGGGCGTTTCACTTCTGGGTCAATGTGGAAAAGCTTTGCCACAGCAGGATCCACTGTTTGATAGAAGTTGACATCATCTTCAAGTCTTGAAGCAGCAGCAAGTTCATCACTCTCAGGACCCTGTAAAAACAAAGATCACGCATAATGGTTAATCAAAGGAAGGTAGGTTTGAAATTTCTTGGGAAATTTTATTGAGGTTCATGTgacctgctttttttttttttttttttttaagttggcATAAATATAATGACCAAAGCATCTTAAAGTACACTTAAAAATTTTCTCACTAATTCCTATTCTGAAATCTGGATGTTACATTATGTAATATGTGAAATTTCAGGGCATCATTGAGTATGCATGTAACAACCAGAATGGTCAAGTAAATTAATCTGCTTCCATGTCAAAAAATACTACCAAACAAAAGTTACCAGCCAACCTACACCATGCTACTTTCCAAAGTTAGGCCATGCTTGAAGCTTACCCAccaggaaaaggaaaaagaattacAGAATTGTAAGTGCCATTGTTTATTAAAAGAGAACTgtgacacaaaaataaaataaaataaagaagaaattacgtgtcaaaaaacataattttccaCCAAAACGAATAAGAATTCATCATTTTCCTCCCTTTCACTTTCCTTGTTGGTCCAAATTTATAACATGGGGATAAAAAATGAATCCAAATGCAATTTACATAAATACCATAAGCTAATCAATTTGTTAGaactgaaacaaaaaataaataaataaaagacaattttTAATGGAGATTGAACTAAAAATACCATGCCGTTGTTACCAAAACATCTAAAGGGTCTTACAACATAAACCCGTGATCATTCAAATGGGGTAAACGAAacagaccaaaaataaaaaaataaaaaaaaattaaaaattaaatagactTACCACCAAAGAGTTCAAAAAGCCCAAAACGACTTTACTTTCGGAAGTCAACACACGCTCAGCGTCATCCAATGTGGTGATGTTGTGAATACCAGGTCCAATCTTCTTCTTAATCCAAGTCACTATAGCCTCTCTGAATAACATTTTCAAcatttttattcaccaaaaccaataaataaataaataaacaatacattATTTTCTCTGGGCTATTATGAATtctcaaaaaattgaaaatacgaaaaaaaaaaaaagaaaaaaaaagaaagaagaaacataCTTGGTCCTTTGGCCAGTATAAGGCTTGTGTACGCCATCAATGAAGAAGTATATAGTTGGAAAACCCTGCACATCGTACTCCTGAGAGAGCTCGTTCTCTTCCGTGGCATCGATTTTGGCCAAAACTACATCCTCTCCCTTCAGCTCCGTCGCGGCCGCCGCGTATTCCGGAGCCAGTGCCTGGCAGTGGCCACACCATGGCGCGTAGAACTCCACCATCACGAACTTGTTGTTCTCGATGACGTCGGTGAAATTCCTCTCCTTCAAAACGACGACGTCTTTGTCGTCCACCTCTGGTTCCTTGTAAGCTTCGTCCTGATCAGCCACCGACCCGTCGAAATCAGCGAAGTTGTCAAAATCACCGTCGCCCTCGTCGTCGGACTGGTCGAGATCTGGGTACCGATGCGGTGGAGGAACAGTTTGGTCGTCCGCCTCTTCGAGAAAGCTCAGATCTTCGTCGTCTTCCTCTGATTCCTTGGTCTTGGAGTCTTTGCAGAGAACTGAGTTGGAAAAGAGTAGTAGAGAGGTGAGTGCAAGAAGGAGAACGAGTCGACTCGCCATTTCTGAGTTGTTTTTTTTCGAAGCGAGATAGGAGGAAGTGAGATCTGAGTGAGAGAGCAGGGTTTATAGAAATGGAAGATGGGTCAAGGTCAAACCGGTCAAGTTCCGTAATCCGGCGTCGTTTTTAAGGTGAGCCCTTCATAAATGGCCATGACTTAACCCAAAGTATCAATTTTTTCCAAATGTTAACGACTTCAAAAGGACACAATTTTTTTCAACGGAATTTTCTTAAATGTAAAATAACGCTATATAACTTGCCAGAAACATACACAGCAATCGATGATTTTATTCTTACAACATacaatactgtattattttttttaaataattgggTAGTATCTTTGCACAATTTTAATTAACTGGATGAGTAAAgtcttaaataaatatatatatataataatattattatattatgtaaCGGGATATAAATTTGGACAAGGATCATATTATtggaaaacaaatacaaaacaaGAAGtgcattataattaaataatgaatGCTTATtgttaagaaattaataaatccaGAAACCTAGAAAAGCAAAGCAAAAcgctataataataaataggtcAGTTATTATGAGAGATAAGGAATAACTTACAAATATTGTATTACAAttgaatttcttaaattttatttttttaaaatttaatctttataaattaatcaatgCAAGAGTTGAACtcgattttttaaaataatattcgcAGTACCACAATTCATAAATTTACAACAATTTTTGTTCAGTGTACAACaatcacatttttaaataataacactaaatataaaaaacaatgaAGTAGATAAAGTTTTGAATTCTTCTTATGCATATACTTGCTAAATTGTTTTCAATACCTTTAACAATAATCTCATATGGTATTTATAGACTTCAGATggatatcaattaaaaaataataattaaaaaaaaatatgacaaacagacataataattcaaaaaaaggCATAATGGATTAGGAATACATGGAAAACAACACAATTGTTAATAATGAATCATTATAAgttgtaacttttttttatcaataatcataattatttagaaataattttttgttcattataaACTTTTAACAGTCcctcaataaatataaaattaacatatataaagAGAATTCATTCAGAAAGCAATTGCTTtaggaaattttaattttgaatattcTTTATTCACAAACTATTGGATTTGCAAAGTAACAAATGGATGTGATATCTTAAATTTTTAGCCATTGTtgtaaactaaaataatataattcacACAATCGCCGTGAAATTGTTCTAGGGAAATCTTTTCATCTaatttactatttaaaaatatattttttacgtCCATTTAAGGTATTTATAAATGCTTTAATGCAACAATAGCAATTAACATtctaatatatgtaatttttgtaaCTGGTcaatatgtattaaaataatcttcactttttttttttgtttgtagaCCTTTGCTACTAATCTagctttatatttattaattgatctattagtttttatctttttcttaaaattatcaaaataatctctgtcttctttttgtttgtagCCATTTACTACTAATCTaactttatatttatcaattgaTCTATTagttttcatctttttcttaaaattccacTTGTAACTTACAGTTTACTTCtaggtggaagatttattaattttcatgtgTAGTTTTGCATGATGaattcaatttcattattaattacttcTTTCCAATAAAGAGCTTCGGTTGAAGACATAgcttcttcaaaaaaattttgttctGTTTCTAAcatataagttaaaaattttaagaccaaaagattttgaaatgttcatttttttgttGCATCTCAGCTCATTATCCATTTCCTCTTAATTTTCATTCTCATCATAAGttctttttgaaaaacttgGATCACATGCCATTTTACAAGGCAATACATCTTcataaaaatatgcatttttaaatttaataattgtattaaCATGCACGTCAGGAATTTTACATTTATACACAAGGAACTAATAAGCATTAATCTTAATtgcatatcaaataaatatatagttaataattTTAGTTCCTATCTTAGTTCTATTAGGATTAGGTATTATTACCTTAGCAATATACTTTTACATTTTCAAGTATTTATAGGTAAGCTTTCACCTTTCCAAAACTCATAAGGCGTTATATTGTTTTACTAAGGAGGTATTTTATGAATAAACAAATTTTCAGAAAGCAATGTTCCCCCACATATTTTGAGTTATAGAACTTACAAACATAGCATACATCATCttttttaaagttctattttcACATTCTGCAGTACCATTAAATTGAGGTGAATGTGGAGCAATGATTTGGTGAATAATTACAtgtttataacaaaataaataaaaaaagagtatcatattcaccacctctatcaacTTTTAACATCTTAATCTTCTTGCTAAGTTGAATTTCAACttcatttttataaagtttaaatgCTTCCAAAGCCTCATCTTTGGATCTCATAAGTACACATTGCAATAATATGTACGATCATcaataaatgtattaaaatgtttttttatcatctcttgtttatataaattttaaatcacatatgctattatgaattaaatttaaaaattgagtaTTTCTATCAATGGCATGAAAATGTGCATTTGTTAATTTAGATTCAACAAAGTTTcacttttataatttaaatcaacattAAAACttagtattaaatttaaattaattaatctctttATAGTAATATAACTAACATATAATAATCTACCATGCCAAATATTGGAAGAttcaataaaataagcaaaacaatttgtattattattattattatgattaataGTAGGCATCACAATCATtacattaaattcaaaaaacccATTATTCAAATAACCTTTACCCACATACATATCCTCTTTAAGAAAGacaaatttatcatatttagagaccaatttaAAATCAGTTTTACTTAAGTAAAAGACCTAGACAAAAGATTTTTACAAATGTCAGGAACATGCAATATATTTGTGAGGATAACTTTCTTTTCAGATGTCATCTTAATTATAACATTTCCTTTCACTTCAACTTTAAACATAGAAGAATTTCCCATGAAAAATTGTTTTCCATCttgatttggaattttataagTGGTGAACATATTCGTGCCAGAATATATATGGCGAGTAGCCCCCTGTGTCTAACTATCTTGACCTTAGATTCCCTATGAAGTTGATTTTAGTAATAGTAGCAGATAAATTCTTCTCATTAACATCAttggaaaaattttcaatttcaacaacATTGGCATGAGTGGTCTtcctctttttgttctcttggcCTTTACAGTTATGATAATCGTTAGCACAATGCCCTGACTTATTAGATACAACATATTTGCCATTTGACTTTTTAAATCCACCGCCGATAGACTCTCTATTGGAACTTTGATATTcaaatttccttttcttgttcttgttgatCTTATGCCCTTGTTTTACTATGTTTACCTTGGTTTCCATTAGAtttctacttttattttaagaaatttgatTATCTTCTTCTATACTCGATTTCATAATTAAGTTCTCAAGCcatattttaaagtaatttttgaaataaaattttccaagagattattatcaattttttttttaatattattattgtcttaagattgttaggAAACTAAGGGGtcaacattttgaaaaatagtttttataattcaattttgtaaaatgaaaaaaggtaaattcaattttgtatttttagaatttaaaaacatatttggtaatatattcaaaaatattttatagaataaaattgatcaaattaagTTTCGTAAATGGTaagtatgatatatatatatatatatatatatatctctatatatatataaggtaaagaaaatatttatttttgaaaatgataatCATTATCTATATTTGTGTATGACATATGttaaatatgttatatatctatataaaataaatatttttatttaaaataatcaaaattatcTATATccttttgtatatttattttcaaaaatttttcgAATTCATATAAAATGACTTTTAGATGTTGTCTaaatttatccatattttagagaatgttttcaatttatttcaaattctaaatttcaaatgaggctaagtttttttttttttttatcatttttgaatttgtaaaatgaaaaattattttggaaaatgataCAGGACAGGCCATAATAAACTCAGAAATCTA includes:
- the LOC107411350 gene encoding protein disulfide isomerase-like 1-4, with product MASRLVLLLALTSLLLFSNSVLCKDSKTKESEEDDEDLSFLEEADDQTVPPPHRYPDLDQSDDEGDGDFDNFADFDGSVADQDEAYKEPEVDDKDVVVLKERNFTDVIENNKFVMVEFYAPWCGHCQALAPEYAAAATELKGEDVVLAKIDATEENELSQEYDVQGFPTIYFFIDGVHKPYTGQRTKEAIVTWIKKKIGPGIHNITTLDDAERVLTSESKVVLGFLNSLVGPESDELAAASRLEDDVNFYQTVDPAVAKLFHIDPEVKRPALVLLKKETEKLSHFDGPFVKSSIAEFVFANKLPLVTIFTRESAPTIFESPIKKQILLFATSNDSKEVIPAFEEAAKLFKGKLIFVFVEMDNEDVGKPVSEYFGVSDAPTVLAYTGNDDARKFVHDGEVTLENIKAFGENFLEDKLKPFFKSDPIPETNDEDVKIVVGNNFDDIVLDESKDVLLEIYAPWCGHCQALEPTYNKLAKHLRGIESLVIAKMDGTTNEHPRAKADGFPTLLFFPAGNKSFDPITVDTDRTVTALYKFLKKNASIPFKLQKPTSSPKPVSSDGKESADSSSTDVKDEL